In Phocoena sinus isolate mPhoSin1 chromosome 10, mPhoSin1.pri, whole genome shotgun sequence, a single genomic region encodes these proteins:
- the ARHGEF25 gene encoding rho guanine nucleotide exchange factor 25 isoform X4, with protein sequence MKPPDRPAPGRTDRILGVMGGMLRACALPGQEGPPKRSPLGLGGTEPESNCMEGNQRGEREREVPAWAPLPESYSIAGSEGSISASAASGLAAPSGPSSGLSSGPCSPGPPGPVSGLRRWLDHSKHCLSVETEAEGGQAGPYEPPEEETLSQAPESEEDQKKALEMSMYVLSELVETEKMYVDDLGQIVEGYMATMAAQGVPENLRGRDRIVFGNIQQIYEWHRDYFLRELQRCLKDPDWLAQLFIKHERRLHMYVVYCQNKPKSEHVVSEFGDSYFEELRQQLGHRLQLNDLLIKPVQRIMKYQLLLKDFLKYYSRAGMDTEELEQAVEVMCFVPKRCNDMMTLGRLRGFEGKLTAQGKLLGQDTFWVTEPEAGGLLSSRGRERRVFLFEQIIIFSEALGGGVRGGTQPGYVYKSSIKVSCLGLEGNLQGDPCRFALTSRGPEGGIQRYVLQTADPAVSQAWIKQVAQILESQRDFLNALQSPIEYQRRESQTNSLGRPGGPGVGSPGRIRPGDRAQVSTHTPINGSLPSLLLFPKGQVARVPLSLDTQASSDIPQALHDSPPVLPIPNAPPCQARLAKLDEDEL encoded by the exons ATGAAGCCCCCGGACCGCCCCGCCCCTGGCCGCACTGACCGGATACTGGGGGTCATGGGGGGCATGCTGCGCGCATGCGCCCTACCCGGGCAGGAGGGG CCCCCGAAGAGAAGCCCCCTAGGGCTGGGGGGAACCGAGCCAGAATCTAACTGTATGGAGGGGAATCAGAGAGGGGAGCGCGAACGCGAGGTCCCCGCCTGGGCTCCGCTGCCCG AATCCTATTCCATTGCTGGCAGTGAGGGGAGTATCTCGGCTTCAGCTGCCTCGGGTCTGGCTGCTCCCTCTGGCCCCAGCTCTGGCCTCAGCTCTGGCCCCTGTTCCCCGGGACCCCCAGGGCCAGTGAGTGGCCTGAGAAGATGGTTGGATCATTCTAAACATTGTCTcagtgtggaaactgaggcagaaggtgGCCAGGCTGGACCATATGAG CCACCTGAAGAGGAGACTTTGTCCCAAGCCCCTGAGAGTGAAGAGGACCAGAAGAAGGCTCTGGAAATGAGTAT GTACGTCCTGAGTGAACTggtagagacagagaaaatgtaCGTGGACGACTTGGGGCAGATTGTAGAG GGTTACATGGCCACCATGGCTGCTCAGGGGGTACCCGAGAATCTTCGAGGTCGTGACAGGATTGTGTTTGGGAACATCCAGCAAATCTACGAGTGGCATCGAGA CTATTTCCTGCGGGAGTTACAGAGGTGTTTGAAGGATCCTGATTGGCTGGCTCAGCTATTCATCAAACAT GAGCGCCGCCTGCATATGTACGTGGTGTACTGTCAGAATAAGCCCAAGTCAGAGCATGTGGTATCAGAATTTGGGGACAGCTATTTTGAG GAGCTCCGGCAGCAGCTGGGGCACCGCCTGCAGCTCAACGACCTCCTCATCAAACCAGTGCAGAGGATCATGAAATACCAGCTGCTGCTCAAG GATTTTCTCAAGTATTATAGTAGAGCTGGGATGGATACTGAAGAGCTGGAG CAAGCCGTGGAGGTCATGTGCTTCGTACCCAAGCGCTGTAATGACATGATGACCCTGGGGAGACTGCGGGGCTTTGAG GGCAAATTGACTGCTCAGGGGAAGCTCTTGGGCCAGGACACATTCTGGGTCACAGAGCCTGAGGCTGGGGGGCTGCTCTCTTCTCGGGGTCGAGAGAGACGTGTCTTCCTCTTTGAGCAAATCATCATCTTCAGCGAGGCCCTGGGAGGAGGAGTGAGAGGTGGAACGCAGCCTGGATATGTGTACAAAAGCAGCATCAAG GTGAGCTGCCTGGGACTGGAGGGGAACCTCCAAGGCGACCCTTGCCGCTTTGCACTGACCTCCAGAGGGCCAGAGGGTGGGATCCAGCGCTATGTCCTGCAGACTGCAGACCCTGCGGTCAGTCAGGCCTGGATCAAGCAAGTGGCTCAGATCCTGGAAAGCCAGCGGgactttctcaatg CACTGCAGTCACCCATTGAGTACCAGAGACGGGAGAGCCAGACAAACAGCCTGGGACGGCCAGGAGGTCCTGGGGTGGGGAGCCCCGGGAGAATTCGGCCTGGAGATCGGGCCCAGgtcagcacacacacacccatcaatggctctcttccctccctgctgCTGTTTCCCAAAGGGCAGGTGGCCAGAGTCCCCCTGTCCCTGGACACACAG GCCTCCAGTGACATCCCCCAGGCTCTCCATGACTCTCCTCCAGTTCTACCAATTCCAAACGCCCCTCCCTGCCAAGCCAGACTTGCCAAGCTGGATGAAGATGAGCTGTAA
- the ARHGEF25 gene encoding rho guanine nucleotide exchange factor 25 isoform X10, producing MKPPDRPAPGRTDRILGVMGGMLRACALPGQEGPPEEETLSQAPESEEDQKKALEMSMYVLSELVETEKMYVDDLGQIVEGYMATMAAQGVPENLRGRDRIVFGNIQQIYEWHRDYFLRELQRCLKDPDWLAQLFIKHERRLHMYVVYCQNKPKSEHVVSEFGDSYFEELRQQLGHRLQLNDLLIKPVQRIMKYQLLLKDFLKYYSRAGMDTEELEQAVEVMCFVPKRCNDMMTLGRLRGFEGKLTAQGKLLGQDTFWVTEPEAGGLLSSRGRERRVFLFEQIIIFSEALGGGVRGGTQPGYVYKSSIKVSCLGLEGNLQGDPCRFALTSRGPEGGIQRYVLQTADPAVSQAWIKQVAQILESQRDFLNALQSPIEYQRRESQTNSLGRPGGPGVGSPGRIRPGDRAQVSTHTPINGSLPSLLLFPKGQVARVPLSLDTQASSDIPQALHDSPPVLPIPNAPPCQARLAKLDEDEL from the exons ATGAAGCCCCCGGACCGCCCCGCCCCTGGCCGCACTGACCGGATACTGGGGGTCATGGGGGGCATGCTGCGCGCATGCGCCCTACCCGGGCAGGAGGGG CCACCTGAAGAGGAGACTTTGTCCCAAGCCCCTGAGAGTGAAGAGGACCAGAAGAAGGCTCTGGAAATGAGTAT GTACGTCCTGAGTGAACTggtagagacagagaaaatgtaCGTGGACGACTTGGGGCAGATTGTAGAG GGTTACATGGCCACCATGGCTGCTCAGGGGGTACCCGAGAATCTTCGAGGTCGTGACAGGATTGTGTTTGGGAACATCCAGCAAATCTACGAGTGGCATCGAGA CTATTTCCTGCGGGAGTTACAGAGGTGTTTGAAGGATCCTGATTGGCTGGCTCAGCTATTCATCAAACAT GAGCGCCGCCTGCATATGTACGTGGTGTACTGTCAGAATAAGCCCAAGTCAGAGCATGTGGTATCAGAATTTGGGGACAGCTATTTTGAG GAGCTCCGGCAGCAGCTGGGGCACCGCCTGCAGCTCAACGACCTCCTCATCAAACCAGTGCAGAGGATCATGAAATACCAGCTGCTGCTCAAG GATTTTCTCAAGTATTATAGTAGAGCTGGGATGGATACTGAAGAGCTGGAG CAAGCCGTGGAGGTCATGTGCTTCGTACCCAAGCGCTGTAATGACATGATGACCCTGGGGAGACTGCGGGGCTTTGAG GGCAAATTGACTGCTCAGGGGAAGCTCTTGGGCCAGGACACATTCTGGGTCACAGAGCCTGAGGCTGGGGGGCTGCTCTCTTCTCGGGGTCGAGAGAGACGTGTCTTCCTCTTTGAGCAAATCATCATCTTCAGCGAGGCCCTGGGAGGAGGAGTGAGAGGTGGAACGCAGCCTGGATATGTGTACAAAAGCAGCATCAAG GTGAGCTGCCTGGGACTGGAGGGGAACCTCCAAGGCGACCCTTGCCGCTTTGCACTGACCTCCAGAGGGCCAGAGGGTGGGATCCAGCGCTATGTCCTGCAGACTGCAGACCCTGCGGTCAGTCAGGCCTGGATCAAGCAAGTGGCTCAGATCCTGGAAAGCCAGCGGgactttctcaatg CACTGCAGTCACCCATTGAGTACCAGAGACGGGAGAGCCAGACAAACAGCCTGGGACGGCCAGGAGGTCCTGGGGTGGGGAGCCCCGGGAGAATTCGGCCTGGAGATCGGGCCCAGgtcagcacacacacacccatcaatggctctcttccctccctgctgCTGTTTCCCAAAGGGCAGGTGGCCAGAGTCCCCCTGTCCCTGGACACACAG GCCTCCAGTGACATCCCCCAGGCTCTCCATGACTCTCCTCCAGTTCTACCAATTCCAAACGCCCCTCCCTGCCAAGCCAGACTTGCCAAGCTGGATGAAGATGAGCTGTAA
- the ARHGEF25 gene encoding rho guanine nucleotide exchange factor 25 isoform X3 has product MKPPDRPAPGRTDRILGVMGGMLRACALPGQEGPPKRSPLGLGGTEPESNCMEGNQRGEREREVPAWAPLPESYSIAGSEGSISASAASGLAAPSGPSSGLSSGPCSPGPPGPVSGLRRWLDHSKHCLSVETEAEGGQAGPYENWMLEPALATGEELPELTLLTTLLGGPGDKTQPPEEETLSQAPESEEDQKKALEMSMYVLSELVETEKMYVDDLGQIVEGYMATMAAQGVPENLRGRDRIVFGNIQQIYEWHRDYFLRELQRCLKDPDWLAQLFIKHERRLHMYVVYCQNKPKSEHVVSEFGDSYFEELRQQLGHRLQLNDLLIKPVQRIMKYQLLLKDFLKYYSRAGMDTEELEQAVEVMCFVPKRCNDMMTLGRLRGFEGKLTAQGKLLGQDTFWVTEPEAGGLLSSRGRERRVFLFEQIIIFSEALGGGVRGGTQPGYVYKSSIKVSCLGLEGNLQGDPCRFALTSRGPEGGIQRYVLQTADPAVSQAWIKQVAQILESQRDFLNALQSPIEYQRRESQTNSLGRPGGPGVGSPGRIRPGDRAQASSDIPQALHDSPPVLPIPNAPPCQARLAKLDEDEL; this is encoded by the exons ATGAAGCCCCCGGACCGCCCCGCCCCTGGCCGCACTGACCGGATACTGGGGGTCATGGGGGGCATGCTGCGCGCATGCGCCCTACCCGGGCAGGAGGGG CCCCCGAAGAGAAGCCCCCTAGGGCTGGGGGGAACCGAGCCAGAATCTAACTGTATGGAGGGGAATCAGAGAGGGGAGCGCGAACGCGAGGTCCCCGCCTGGGCTCCGCTGCCCG AATCCTATTCCATTGCTGGCAGTGAGGGGAGTATCTCGGCTTCAGCTGCCTCGGGTCTGGCTGCTCCCTCTGGCCCCAGCTCTGGCCTCAGCTCTGGCCCCTGTTCCCCGGGACCCCCAGGGCCAGTGAGTGGCCTGAGAAGATGGTTGGATCATTCTAAACATTGTCTcagtgtggaaactgaggcagaaggtgGCCAGGCTGGACCATATGAG AACTGGATGCTGGAACCAGCTTTAGCCACAGGAGAGGAGCTGCCAGAACTGACCCTGCTGACCACATTGTTGGGGGGCCCTGGGGATAAGACGCAG CCACCTGAAGAGGAGACTTTGTCCCAAGCCCCTGAGAGTGAAGAGGACCAGAAGAAGGCTCTGGAAATGAGTAT GTACGTCCTGAGTGAACTggtagagacagagaaaatgtaCGTGGACGACTTGGGGCAGATTGTAGAG GGTTACATGGCCACCATGGCTGCTCAGGGGGTACCCGAGAATCTTCGAGGTCGTGACAGGATTGTGTTTGGGAACATCCAGCAAATCTACGAGTGGCATCGAGA CTATTTCCTGCGGGAGTTACAGAGGTGTTTGAAGGATCCTGATTGGCTGGCTCAGCTATTCATCAAACAT GAGCGCCGCCTGCATATGTACGTGGTGTACTGTCAGAATAAGCCCAAGTCAGAGCATGTGGTATCAGAATTTGGGGACAGCTATTTTGAG GAGCTCCGGCAGCAGCTGGGGCACCGCCTGCAGCTCAACGACCTCCTCATCAAACCAGTGCAGAGGATCATGAAATACCAGCTGCTGCTCAAG GATTTTCTCAAGTATTATAGTAGAGCTGGGATGGATACTGAAGAGCTGGAG CAAGCCGTGGAGGTCATGTGCTTCGTACCCAAGCGCTGTAATGACATGATGACCCTGGGGAGACTGCGGGGCTTTGAG GGCAAATTGACTGCTCAGGGGAAGCTCTTGGGCCAGGACACATTCTGGGTCACAGAGCCTGAGGCTGGGGGGCTGCTCTCTTCTCGGGGTCGAGAGAGACGTGTCTTCCTCTTTGAGCAAATCATCATCTTCAGCGAGGCCCTGGGAGGAGGAGTGAGAGGTGGAACGCAGCCTGGATATGTGTACAAAAGCAGCATCAAG GTGAGCTGCCTGGGACTGGAGGGGAACCTCCAAGGCGACCCTTGCCGCTTTGCACTGACCTCCAGAGGGCCAGAGGGTGGGATCCAGCGCTATGTCCTGCAGACTGCAGACCCTGCGGTCAGTCAGGCCTGGATCAAGCAAGTGGCTCAGATCCTGGAAAGCCAGCGGgactttctcaatg CACTGCAGTCACCCATTGAGTACCAGAGACGGGAGAGCCAGACAAACAGCCTGGGACGGCCAGGAGGTCCTGGGGTGGGGAGCCCCGGGAGAATTCGGCCTGGAGATCGGGCCCAG GCCTCCAGTGACATCCCCCAGGCTCTCCATGACTCTCCTCCAGTTCTACCAATTCCAAACGCCCCTCCCTGCCAAGCCAGACTTGCCAAGCTGGATGAAGATGAGCTGTAA
- the ARHGEF25 gene encoding rho guanine nucleotide exchange factor 25 isoform X1, which translates to MKPPDRPAPGRTDRILGVMGGMLRACALPGQEGPPKRSPLGLGGTEPESNCMEGNQRGEREREVPAWAPLPESYSIAGSEGSISASAASGLAAPSGPSSGLSSGPCSPGPPGPVSGLRRWLDHSKHCLSVETEAEGGQAGPYENWMLEPALATGEELPELTLLTTLLGGPGDKTQPPEEETLSQAPESEEDQKKALEMSMYVLSELVETEKMYVDDLGQIVEGYMATMAAQGVPENLRGRDRIVFGNIQQIYEWHRDYFLRELQRCLKDPDWLAQLFIKHERRLHMYVVYCQNKPKSEHVVSEFGDSYFEELRQQLGHRLQLNDLLIKPVQRIMKYQLLLKDFLKYYSRAGMDTEELEQAVEVMCFVPKRCNDMMTLGRLRGFEGKLTAQGKLLGQDTFWVTEPEAGGLLSSRGRERRVFLFEQIIIFSEALGGGVRGGTQPGYVYKSSIKVSCLGLEGNLQGDPCRFALTSRGPEGGIQRYVLQTADPAVSQAWIKQVAQILESQRDFLNALQSPIEYQRRESQTNSLGRPGGPGVGSPGRIRPGDRAQVSTHTPINGSLPSLLLFPKGQVARVPLSLDTQASSDIPQALHDSPPVLPIPNAPPCQARLAKLDEDEL; encoded by the exons ATGAAGCCCCCGGACCGCCCCGCCCCTGGCCGCACTGACCGGATACTGGGGGTCATGGGGGGCATGCTGCGCGCATGCGCCCTACCCGGGCAGGAGGGG CCCCCGAAGAGAAGCCCCCTAGGGCTGGGGGGAACCGAGCCAGAATCTAACTGTATGGAGGGGAATCAGAGAGGGGAGCGCGAACGCGAGGTCCCCGCCTGGGCTCCGCTGCCCG AATCCTATTCCATTGCTGGCAGTGAGGGGAGTATCTCGGCTTCAGCTGCCTCGGGTCTGGCTGCTCCCTCTGGCCCCAGCTCTGGCCTCAGCTCTGGCCCCTGTTCCCCGGGACCCCCAGGGCCAGTGAGTGGCCTGAGAAGATGGTTGGATCATTCTAAACATTGTCTcagtgtggaaactgaggcagaaggtgGCCAGGCTGGACCATATGAG AACTGGATGCTGGAACCAGCTTTAGCCACAGGAGAGGAGCTGCCAGAACTGACCCTGCTGACCACATTGTTGGGGGGCCCTGGGGATAAGACGCAG CCACCTGAAGAGGAGACTTTGTCCCAAGCCCCTGAGAGTGAAGAGGACCAGAAGAAGGCTCTGGAAATGAGTAT GTACGTCCTGAGTGAACTggtagagacagagaaaatgtaCGTGGACGACTTGGGGCAGATTGTAGAG GGTTACATGGCCACCATGGCTGCTCAGGGGGTACCCGAGAATCTTCGAGGTCGTGACAGGATTGTGTTTGGGAACATCCAGCAAATCTACGAGTGGCATCGAGA CTATTTCCTGCGGGAGTTACAGAGGTGTTTGAAGGATCCTGATTGGCTGGCTCAGCTATTCATCAAACAT GAGCGCCGCCTGCATATGTACGTGGTGTACTGTCAGAATAAGCCCAAGTCAGAGCATGTGGTATCAGAATTTGGGGACAGCTATTTTGAG GAGCTCCGGCAGCAGCTGGGGCACCGCCTGCAGCTCAACGACCTCCTCATCAAACCAGTGCAGAGGATCATGAAATACCAGCTGCTGCTCAAG GATTTTCTCAAGTATTATAGTAGAGCTGGGATGGATACTGAAGAGCTGGAG CAAGCCGTGGAGGTCATGTGCTTCGTACCCAAGCGCTGTAATGACATGATGACCCTGGGGAGACTGCGGGGCTTTGAG GGCAAATTGACTGCTCAGGGGAAGCTCTTGGGCCAGGACACATTCTGGGTCACAGAGCCTGAGGCTGGGGGGCTGCTCTCTTCTCGGGGTCGAGAGAGACGTGTCTTCCTCTTTGAGCAAATCATCATCTTCAGCGAGGCCCTGGGAGGAGGAGTGAGAGGTGGAACGCAGCCTGGATATGTGTACAAAAGCAGCATCAAG GTGAGCTGCCTGGGACTGGAGGGGAACCTCCAAGGCGACCCTTGCCGCTTTGCACTGACCTCCAGAGGGCCAGAGGGTGGGATCCAGCGCTATGTCCTGCAGACTGCAGACCCTGCGGTCAGTCAGGCCTGGATCAAGCAAGTGGCTCAGATCCTGGAAAGCCAGCGGgactttctcaatg CACTGCAGTCACCCATTGAGTACCAGAGACGGGAGAGCCAGACAAACAGCCTGGGACGGCCAGGAGGTCCTGGGGTGGGGAGCCCCGGGAGAATTCGGCCTGGAGATCGGGCCCAGgtcagcacacacacacccatcaatggctctcttccctccctgctgCTGTTTCCCAAAGGGCAGGTGGCCAGAGTCCCCCTGTCCCTGGACACACAG GCCTCCAGTGACATCCCCCAGGCTCTCCATGACTCTCCTCCAGTTCTACCAATTCCAAACGCCCCTCCCTGCCAAGCCAGACTTGCCAAGCTGGATGAAGATGAGCTGTAA